A stretch of Planococcus citri chromosome 5, ihPlaCitr1.1, whole genome shotgun sequence DNA encodes these proteins:
- the Zpr1 gene encoding zinc finger protein ZPR1, whose protein sequence is MGSTSNAIFRNLNADDPDPETTCIESYCVNCGENGMTRMLLTKIPFYKDVILMSFDCEHCGYQNNEIQSGGRVEEKGVRIRLKVENAEDLNRTLVKSDHTSVKIPELDFEIPSGSQKGEVTTVEGVVDRAVAGLKQDQEARLKEHPEIAAQIEQFVEKLSQLKEAGTPFTMIIEDISGNCFLSNPKAPERDPRTETSLFVRNKDQDHALGIYTREELDDEPVEENTAGVLTAPEETMTYESLLTEVFQLPSNCPSCNAPCTVNNKLTKIPYFKEVLIMATNCDTCGYRSNEVKSGTGIEEKGVRLEVTVTDAEDFTRDVLKSDTCSLFIPELELEVGPATMGGRFTTVEGLLVNIKEQLDTQGSMASDSADTDTVSKMNEFLKKLDDVIACKVPFTLILDDPAGNSYAQSKTPPEPDDKLKITQYERTDEQNDDLGINDMVLDNY, encoded by the exons ATGGGCAGTACAAGTAACGCTATATTTCGAAACCTCAACGCCGATGATCCAGATCCAGAAACCACCTGCATCGAAAGCTACTGCGTGAATTGCGGTGAAAAT GGTATGACTCGTATGCTGTTGACAAAGATCCCATTTTATAAAGATGTCATCCTAATGTCCTTCGATTGCGAACACTGTGGTTACCAAAACAACGAAATTCAATCAGGAGGCAGAGTCGAAGAGAAAGGTGTTCGAATTCGACTGAAAGTAGAAAACGCCGAAGATCTGAATCGTACTCTTGTGAAATCCGATCACACATCGGTCAAAATCCCCGAACTCGATTTCGAAATTCCTTCTGGATCTCAGAAAGGAG AAGTAACTACGGTTGAAGGTGTAGTCGATCGAGCTGTAGCTGGACTAAAACAAGACCAAGAAGCTCGTCTGAAAGAACATCCAGAAATAGCAGCTCAAATCGaacaattcgttgaaaaattatctcaattGAAAGAAGCCGGAACTCCGTTTACTATG ATAATCGAAGACATCAGCGGTAACTGTTTCTTATCGAATCCTAAAGCACCCGAACGAGATCCTCGTACTGAAACCAGTCTATTTGTACGAAACAAAGATCAAGATCATGCATTAGGTATATACACTCGAGAAGAATTAGACGATGAACCAGTTGAAGAAAACACTGCGGGTGTATTGACTGCACCGGAAGAGACCATGACGTACGAGAGTCTACTAACTGAGGTGTTTCAGCTTCCTTCAAACTGTCCATCTTGTAACGCACCTTGTACGGTTAATAATAAGCTAACGA AAATACCATATTTTAAAGAAGTTTTGATTATGGCTACAAATTGTGATACTTGCGGATACAGATCGAACGAGGTTAAATCTGGAACCGGTATCGAAGAAAAAGGTGTCCGTTTAGAAGTAACTGTTACCGATGCTGAAGATTTTACCAGAGATGTGCTCAAA tcggaTACTTGTTCTTTATTCATTCCAGAATTGGAATTAGAAGTCGGTCCGGCAACTATGGGCGGTCGTTTTACAACCGTTGAAGGGTTGCTTGTAAATATCAAAGAGCAATTGGATACTCAAGGTTCTATGGCTAGTGATAGTGCTGATACAGATACTGTATCTAAAATGAAcgagtttttgaagaaattagacGATGTGATAGCTTGCAAAGTACCATTCACGTTGATTTTAGATGATCCGGCTGGAAATAGCTACGCTCAGAGTAAAACTCCGCCCGAACCggatgataaattgaaaattactcagtACGAGAGAACTGATGAGCAGAATGACGATCTTGGTATAAATGATATGGTGTTAGATAATTATTGA
- the Bin1 gene encoding histone deacetylase complex subunit SAP18, which yields MTAALESVVQERQFEQIDREKTCPLLLRVFCTYGRHHSLYDYQKGIFPLNEFQIYTWLDATLREITNLIKEVNPEAKERGTTFDFQLVMPDRFSSRYLCRDIGTTCCGQKSPDDEKTLNLCKFVIGDYMDVNITLPTRNQGGPMRRGGGPRYRN from the exons ATGACGGCTGCATTGGAATCAGTTGTGCAAGAAAGACAATTTGAGCAAATTGATAGAGAAAAG ACTTGCCCATTACTTCTTCGTGTATTTTGTACGTATGGAAGACATCATTCTCTCTACGACTATCAAAAAGGCATATTTCCGTTGAACGAATTTCAAATCTACACATG GTTGGACGCGACGTTGCGTGAAATAACGAATTTAATCAAAGAAGTTAATCCCGAAGCTAAGGAAAGAGGTACCACGTTCGATTTCCAATTGGTAATGCCTGATAGATTTTCATCCAGGTATCTTTGTAGAGACATTGGCACAACATGTTGTGGTCAAAAGAGTCCCGACGATGAGAAGACACTGAATCTGTGCaa GTTTGTTATCGGCGATTATATGGATGTTAATATAACTTTACCTACACGAAACCAAGGAGGTCCTATGCGACGTGGAGGCGGACCTAGATATAGAAATTGA
- the LOC135846855 gene encoding uncharacterized protein LOC135846855 isoform X1 — MASFNNLPDEIILRIFNYFSQKELQSTLKYVDYRWNRLAEDSSLYREIIADEKLHAKEVAFLLQKHAEEIKCVQFIERDDLNELAEYLSHCCNLQSLMIKLSFGAGDKIVDAIKNCPKLNSIVIQHSSCVRNLPGLFQVIGDLPMKKINIRNTVDDITTENLCHLKNVQDLRLKSIKVDTMGIYKFCQNNCANLTTLKLITYHENIENFTLDVNETIFAAIGSCRNLNTLCLGHQVMIKMNDEGLQKLHNLNNLSTLVIHYAERVSADGFVNFFRQPLAKNLKKIGLYKCACVNSAVIRSIANMCFKLEKFTYEQSKETRERKSNIDPFDIITLSRNCNKLRWFHLFGMDIKIAEVLHLVPTYLPNLESLKYCNDDDPMRIPSFMHGLERKMPDFNVSGLQWKFSLYVHCRKKDKLEQNTLPDPHVRFQLK, encoded by the coding sequence ATGGCTTCGTTCAATAACTTGCCAGACGAAATCATCTTACGAATCTTTAATTACTTCTCTCAAAAAGAACTTCAAAGTACATTAAAATACGTCGACTATCGATGGAACCGCTTAGCCGAAGATAGCTCCCTGTATCGTGAAATCATCGCCGATGAAAAACTACACGCCAAAGAAGTCGCGTTTCTATTACAAAAGCACGCTGAAGAAATCAAATGTGTGCAATTCATCGAACGAGACGACTTGAACGAGTTGGCCGAATACCTATCTCACTGTTGCAATTTACAATCGTTGATGATAAAATTAAGCTTCGGAGCGGGCGATAAAATCGTAGACGCTATTAAAAATTGCCCCAAGTTGAATTCGATAGTTATTCAACATTCCTCTTGTGTTCGAAATCTGCCCGGTTTGTTTCAAGTGATCGGAGATCTgccgatgaaaaaaatcaatattcgcAATACGGTGGACGATATAACGACTGAAAATTTATGCCATTTGAAAAACGTCCAAGATTTAAGGCTGAAAAGCATCAAAGTCGATACGATGGGTATTtataaattttgccaaaacaaTTGCGCCAATTTGACGACATTGAAGTTGATAACGTATCACGAGAATATCGAGAATTTCACGTTAGACGTGAACGAGACGATTTTCGCTGCGATTGGATCGTGTAGAAATCTCAATACGTTATGTTTAGGTCACCAGGTTATGATCAAGATGAACGACGAAGGTCTTCAGAAACTTcacaatttgaataatttatccaCTTTGGTGATTCATTACGCCGAGAGAGTAAGCGCCGAcggattcgtgaattttttcaggcagcctttggctaaaaacttgaagaaaatcggATTATATAAATGCGCCTGTGTGAACAGCGCTGTTATTCGGAGCATAGCCAATATGTgcttcaagttggaaaaattcacgtACGAGCAATCCAAAGAAACCAGAGAAAGGAAAAGTAACATCGATCCTTTCGATATAATCACACTTTCTCgaaattgcaataaattaaGATGGTTTCATCTATTTGGAATGGATATAAAAATAGCCGAAGTATTACACTTGGTTCCTACGTATTTACCCAATTTGGAATCGTTGAAGTATTGCAACGACGACGACCCTATGCGGATTCCTTCTTTTATGCACGGTTTAGAACGTAAAATGCCCGATTTCAATGTTAGCGGGTTGCAGTGGAAGTTTAGTTTATACGTTCACTGTAGAAAAAAAGATAAACTTGAGCAAAACACGTTGCCAGATCCTCATGTAAGGTTTCAGTTAAAGTAA
- the LOC135846856 gene encoding aurora kinase C-like, whose amino-acid sequence MTKLDELEDSSNDIPIPAATPEIYRDDLKKLTKNIKDDMKLKGPNYKWSLNDFYIGTPMGRGKFGRVYLAKERNTGYIVAIKLLIKSELLKHNMQHQVLREIEIQTHLSHPNILPLLTYFSDDKRIYLVLEFAAKGELYRYLQNQPHHRLTEEVSAKFIDQVADAIDYCHRNRVIHRDIKPENLLLLANGDIMLADFGWSVHAPSSKRKTMCGTVDYLPPEMIENRTYNEKVDHWCVGVLCYEFIVGKPPFETNSQSATFDRIKKIDVHYPSFMSSLAKDLISKLLKYNPNERLPMHDVRNHEWILTKKPKAPISL is encoded by the exons ATGACGA AACTAGACGAATTGGAAGACAGTTCGAACGATATACCAATTCCGGCCGCAACGCCCGAAATATACCGAGATGATTTGAAGAAACTGACGAAAAACATCAAAGATGATATGAAACTCAAAGGTCCGAATTACAAATGGAGCTTGAACGATTTCTACATCGGTACGCCTATGGGAAGAGGTAAATTCGGTCGTGTTTATTTAGCCAAAGAACGAAATACCGGTTACATCGTCGCTATAAAATTACTCATCAAATCCGAACTACTCAAGCACAATATGCAACACCAAGTCTTGAGAGAAATCGAAATACAGACTCATTTAAGCCATCCCAACATCCTGCCTTTGCTAACTTACTTCAGTGACGATAAACGAATATATCTAGTGTTGGAATTCGCAGCCAAAGGAGAACTCTACCGTTACTTGCAAAACCAACCGCATCATCGTTTAACCGAAGAAGTATCCGCCAAGTTCATCGATCAAGTCGCCGATGCGATCGATTACTGCCACCGAAATCGCGTCATTCATCGTGATATTAAACCGGAAAATTTACTTTTACTAGCCAACGGCGATATTATGTTAGCTGATTTCGGCTGGTCGGTTCACGCACCTTCTAGTAAACGAAAAACTATGTGCGGTACTGTCGATTACCTGCCTCCTGAgatgatcgaaaatcgcaccTATAACGAGAAAGTTGATCATTGGTGTGTTGGAGTTTTATGTTACGAATTTATCGTCGGTAAACCACCCTTTGAAACGAATAGCCAGAGTGCTACTTTCGATCGTATTAAGAAAATTGATGTACATTATCCTTCTTTTATGAGCAGTCTCGCTAAGGATCTGATTTCCAAATTGCTCAAGTATAATCCTAACGAAAGATTACCAATGCACGATGTTAGGAATCACGAATGGATACTCACTAAGAAACCCAAGGCCCCAAttagtttgtaa
- the LOC135846858 gene encoding dynein axonemal light chain 1-like isoform X1, with the protein MFPSNQINFHYSSNVSFKRKLSLSTNMIEKITGLVGMKHLKVLSVGRNYIKSFAGLDSVADTLEELWISYNFIEKLKGIDVLKKLKVLYMSNNLVKEWAEFNKLQECPCLEDLNFVGNPIHDTLEDAEWRIEVHKRLPNLKKLDGEPIVPDQTF; encoded by the exons ATGTTTCCATCgaaccaaattaattttcattactCGAGCAATGTTTCATTTAAAAGGAAATTATCGTTATCAACAAACATGATAGAAAAGATCACCGGTTTGGTAGGAATGAAACACTTGAAAGTTCTCTCTGTGGGCAGAAATTATATAAAATCTTTCGCTGGTTTG GATAGCGTGGCAGATACGTTGGAAGAATTATGGATATCGtataatttcatcgaaaaactGAAAGGTATcgatgttttgaaaaagctcaaggTATTATACATGTCGAATAACTTAGTTAAAGAGTGGGCTGAATTTAATAAGTTGCAAGAATGCCCTTGTCTCGAGGACTTGAATTTCGTAG GCAATCCTATACATGATACTTTGGAAGACGCAGAATGGAGAATAGAAGTACACAAACGTCttccgaatttaaaaaaattagatggCGAACCGATAGTTCCAGATCAAACATTCTAA
- the LOC135847147 gene encoding uncharacterized protein LOC135847147: MRYERKQFILWGYVLHIRLYYTTSGYYKMSSNDSSWSSFLSTFFFGVFVHLVAMLFYPVITTMLKALRDSFLEALGIPRDHEIEKDLIMRAIEIGRFSPDELLDIALIIRRIGAIEDEPRRQAVLRTLLLHPDLHRLENN, translated from the exons ATGCGATATGAACGAAAACAATTCATCCTATGGGGATATGTGTTACATATACGATTATACTATACAA CCAGTGGTTACTATAAAATGTCTTCCAATGATTCGAGCTGGTCGTCGTTTCtttccaccttttttttcgGAGTATTCGTGCATCTGGTAGCTATGCTCTTTTATCCCGTAATAACGACGATGCTAAAAGCGCTACGTGATAGTTTTCTGGAAGCGCTGGGGATCCCACGAGAT CATGAAATTGAAAAGGATCTGATTATGAGAGCGATCGAAATAGGAAGATTTTCACCTGACGAATTGCTCGACATAGCGCTTATAATCCGAAGAATTGGTGCTATAGAAGACGAGCCGCGTAGACAAGCAGTGCTAAGAACATTGCTTTTGCATC CGGACCTTCATCGGCTAGAGAACAACTAG
- the LOC135846858 gene encoding dynein axonemal light chain 1-like isoform X2 — MDSNLGNLVNCEKLSLSTNMIEKITGLVGMKHLKVLSVGRNYIKSFAGLDSVADTLEELWISYNFIEKLKGIDVLKKLKVLYMSNNLVKEWAEFNKLQECPCLEDLNFVGNPIHDTLEDAEWRIEVHKRLPNLKKLDGEPIVPDQTF, encoded by the exons ATGGACTCAAATTTGGGTAATTTGGTGAACTGCGA GAAATTATCGTTATCAACAAACATGATAGAAAAGATCACCGGTTTGGTAGGAATGAAACACTTGAAAGTTCTCTCTGTGGGCAGAAATTATATAAAATCTTTCGCTGGTTTG GATAGCGTGGCAGATACGTTGGAAGAATTATGGATATCGtataatttcatcgaaaaactGAAAGGTATcgatgttttgaaaaagctcaaggTATTATACATGTCGAATAACTTAGTTAAAGAGTGGGCTGAATTTAATAAGTTGCAAGAATGCCCTTGTCTCGAGGACTTGAATTTCGTAG GCAATCCTATACATGATACTTTGGAAGACGCAGAATGGAGAATAGAAGTACACAAACGTCttccgaatttaaaaaaattagatggCGAACCGATAGTTCCAGATCAAACATTCTAA
- the LOC135846855 gene encoding NHS-like protein 3 isoform X2, which yields MRPFMLFLQVILLYISYTYAQQFTFGNNAPVPPRFLVPGGGFPNNQPQPQAKRLNPDNDNSVQRLRTRPIPRARAGPPPPASLVPLNPELFSSPSSPRSFQPVETSSIQPRPVVEEEEEDNTEDDIVPQISTITAPQNTPTAKPFRPSIQFRPTKPQFFANTNIIDEDENDFQTTKAQPSQVPTTIQEPQFQRKQAPRVQSFRPPPPPPPQPEHVENKISRQFEKPIRTKFEKSEVPEKRVKKPVAQVLRRYREDNADGSITWGFENDDGSYKEETIGNDCVTRGKYGYIDPDGVRREYSYSSGLPCDKNKLEPAEEGNSPAGYIDYSSNKVVLPNGDSVDLNNMVKNRARKPVGQRFKSQ from the exons GTAATTTTACTTTATATTTCGTACACTTACGCTCAACAATTTACGTTCGGCAATAATGCTCCAGTTCCTCCGAGATTCCTGGTACCAGGAGGAGGATTTCCAAACAATCAACCTCAACCTCAAGCTAAAAGATTGAACCCTGACAATGATAATTCAGTACAGAGATTACGTACCAGACCGATACCAAGAGCACGTGCTGGTCCTCCACCTCCAGCTTCGTTAGTACCACTAAATCCTGAACTGTTCTCATCGCCTTCATCTCCAAGATCCTTCCAACCAGTCGAGACTTCTTCCATACAACCACGTCCGGTcgtcgaagaagaagaagaagataacACCGAAGACGATATCGTGCCTCAAATTTCCACCATTACTGCTCCTCAAAATACACCTACGGCTAAACCTTTCCGGCCATCGATTCAGTTCAGACCGACTAAACCACAGTTCTTTGCTAATACCAATATCATCGACGAAGACGAGAATGATTTCCAAACCACGAAAGCTCAG ccatCGCAAGTTCCTACAACGATCCAAGAACCCCAATTCCAACGAAAACAAGCTCCACGAGTACAGAGTTTCAGaccaccacctcctcctccaccaCAACCGGAGcacgttgaaaataaaatctctAGACAGTTCGAGAAACCTATCAGAacgaaatttgagaaatcagaAGTACCGGAGAAACGTGTCAAGAAGCCAGTAGCTCAG GTTTTACGAAGATACAGAGAAGATAACGCCGACGGTAGCATCACATGGGGATTTGAAAACGACGACGGTTCATATAAAGAAGAAACTATTGGAAATGATTGTGTGACGAGGGGTAAATACGGATACATAGACCCCGATGGTGTACGAAGAGAATACTCTTATTCTTCAGGTTTACCTtgtgataaaaataaattagaacCAGCCGAAGAAGGAAATAGTCCAGCTGGTTATATCGATTATTCCAGTAATAAAGTCGTACTTCCTAATGGCGACTCGGTAGATTTAAACAACATGGTTAAAAACAGAGCGAGAAAACCTGTAGGACAAAGGTTCAAGAgtcagtag